Proteins encoded by one window of Primulina huaijiensis isolate GDHJ02 chromosome 1, ASM1229523v2, whole genome shotgun sequence:
- the LOC140978828 gene encoding ADP-ribosylation factor GTPase-activating protein AGD12-like codes for MNGHPSSLGRPSSGKRKLKDLLSQRNNRVCADCGAPDPKWASANIGVFICLKCCGVHRSLGTHISKVLSVTLDEWSDDEIDAMIEVGGNASANSIYEAYIPEGVSKPGPDAGHEERSRFIRSKYELQEFLKPSLRILSGASKKHSLQASLSRKIMDSFRTSASSQKSEGMVEFIGMLKIIVLKGTNLAIRDMLSSDPYVVLTLGQQKAQTTVIKSNLNPIWNEELMLSVPQDYGSIKLQVYDHDTFSADDIMGEAEIDIQPMITSATAFGDAGMFGNMQIGKWLKSHDNALREDSIVNIVDGKVKQAVSLKLQNVESGELELELEWISLDQ; via the exons ATGAACGGCCATCCATCTTCCTTGGGACGACCATCTTCAG GTAAACGAAAATTGAAAGATCTTCTGAGTCAACGCAATAACCGCGTATGTGCAGATTGTGGTGCTCCAGACCCAAAATGGGC GTCGGCAAATATTGGCGTGTTTATATGCTTGAAGTGCTGTGGAGTCCACAGAAGCCTTGGTACTCATATTTCTAAG GTCTTGTCTGTTACATTAGATGAATGGTCTGATGACGAAATTGATGCAATGATCGAGGTTGGTGGAAATGCATCGGCAAATTCTATTTACGAGGCTTATATTCCGGAAGGAGTGTCAAAACCTGGACCAGACGCTGGTCATGAAGAGCGTTCAAGATTTATCAG GTCTAAGTACGAGCTTCAAGAATTTCTGAAACCAAGCCTGCGAATACTGTCAGGTGCTTCCAAAAAACATTCTTTGCAAGCAAGTTTATCCAGGAAGATCATGGATAGTTTTCGTACTTCAGCTTCGTCGCAAAAATCA GAAGGCATGGTGGAATTTATTGGAATGTTGAAGATTATTGTGCTTAAAGGAACAAATTTAGCCATCCGAGATATGCTTTCAAGTGATCCATATGTCGTCTTGACTCTTGGGCAGCAG AAAGCACAAACAACTGTGATTAAAAGCAATTTGAATCCAATCTGGAATGAGGAACTCATGCTTTCTGTTCCACAAGATTATGGTTCCATTAAGCTG CAAGTTTACGATCATGATACATTTTCTGCGGATGATATTATGGGGGAAGCAGAGATAGATATTCAACCAATGATAACTTCTGCCACTGCATTTGGAGATGCTGGAATGTTTGGAAACATGCAAATCGGGAAATGGCTGAAATCACACGATAATGCTTTGCGAGAAGACAGCATTGTAAATATTGTTGATGGGAAAGTGAAGCAGGCTGTTTCCCTCAAGTTACAAAATGTAGAATCTGGAGAATTAGAACTTGAACTTGAGTGGATTTCTCTTGACCAATAG
- the LOC140978840 gene encoding ferredoxin--NADP reductase, root-type isozyme, chloroplastic-like, with amino-acid sequence MAHSVIYQVPVAVSISSDSTFPRSVFKRINLSFHDKSQTSGLFLDFKHANLGLHSRAQFVICMSVQQASKPKVAISPLSLEDAKEPPLHLYKNKTPYTATIVSVERLVGPKAPGETCHIVIDHGGNVPYWEGQSYGVIPPGENPKKPGNPHNVRLYSIASTRYGDSFDGKTASLCVRRAVYYDPETGKEDPSKKGVCSNFLCDSKPGDKVLITGPSGKIMLLPEDDPNATHIMIATGTGVAPYRGYLRRMFMENVPTFKFNGLAWLFLGVANSDSLLYDDEFTKYLQEHPDNFRYDRALSREQKNRSGGKMYVQDKIEEYSGEVFKLLDNGAHIYFCGLKGMMPGIQDTLKKVAEKRGECWDEKLSKLKRNKQWHVEVY; translated from the exons ATGGCTCACTCGGTTATCTATCAG GTCCCAGTTGCTGTCTCTATCAGCAGTGATTCGACTTTCCCAAGATCCGTCTTTAAG AGGATTAATTTATCATTCCATGATAAATCACAGACCTCTGGCTTATTTCTGGACTTCAAACATGCAAACTTGGGACTGCATTCGAGGGCTCAATTTGTCATCTGCATGTCGGTGCAACAAGCTAGCAAACCCAAGGTGGCAATTTCACCTCTAAGTTTAGAAGATGCCAAAGAACCGCCGCTTCACTTGTACAAAAACAAGACTCCATATACAGCAACTATTGTCTCGGTTGAAAGGCTTGTTGGCCCCAAAGCTCCTGGAGAGACCTGTCACATTGTGATTGACCATGGTGGCAATGTTCCCTACTGGGAAGGACAGAGTTATGGAGTTATTCCTCCT GGTGAGAACCCTAAAAAGCCAGGTAACCCCCACAATGTTCGATTATATTCAATAGCATCTACGAGGTATGGCGACTCTTTTGATGGTAAAACAGCAAGTTTGTGCGTTCGACGTGCTGTCTATTATGACCCGGAGACAGGAAAAGAAGACCCTTCAAAAAAAGGAGTATGCAGCAACTTTTTATGCGATTCAAAGCCCGGTGACAAGGTTTTAATCACAG GTCCTTCTGGAAAGATAATGCTTCTTCCTGAAGATGATCCAAATGCAACTCATATCATGATTGCCACTGGCACTGGGGTGGCCCCTTATAGAGGCTATCTTCGACGAATGTTCATGGAGAACGTTCCCACATTCAAGTTTAATGGCCTTGCGTGGCTTTTCCTTGGGGTGGCTAATAGTGATAGCCTTCTTTACGACGACGAATTCACCAAGTATCTCCAAGAACACCCTGACAATTTCAGGTACGACCGTGCCCTTAGCCGAGAACAAAAGAACAGGAGTGGAGGCAAGATGTACGTCCAGGATAAAATCGAAGAGTACAGTGGTGAAGTTTTCAAGCTATTGGATAACGGGGCACACATTTACTTCTGTGGGCTTAAAGGGATGATGCCTGGGATTCAAGACACGCTGAAAAAGGTTGCGGAAAAGAGAGGAGAATGCTGGGATGAGAAGCTATCAAAACTGAAAAGGAACAAACAATGGCATGTTGAAGTCTATTGA
- the LOC140978850 gene encoding nuclear transcription factor Y subunit A-7-like — protein MTSSVHDLAENGEAEEQQKLTESQIQSSSMANGHPGISPAMHYPATTQIGVGNAQTAYPYPDPYYRSIFAPFETQPYPAQPYPSQPMVHLQLMGIQQGGVPMPSGTVEEPVFVNAKQYHGIMRRRQSRAKAESENKLMKSRKPYLHESRHLHALRRNRGTGGRFQKKNENQQNREESSGKSKNDINLNCEKEAPDSSESVS, from the exons ATGACCTCCTCCGTTCACGACCTTGCTG AGAATGGTGAGGCTGAGGAGCAACAAAAGCTCACAGAATCCCAAATTCAGTCTTCTTCCATGGCTAATGGACATCCTGGTATATCACCGGCAATGCACTATCCCGCGACCACTCAAATTGGAGTTGGAAAT GCACAGACAGCTTACCCATATCCAGATCCGTACTATAGAAGTATATTTGCACCCTTTGAGACACAACCTTATCCAGCACAGCCTTATCCTTCACAGCCTATG GTCCACCTTCAGTTGATGGGAATTCAGCAGGGTGGTGTTCCTATGCCATCAGGCACAGTTGAGGAGCCTGTCTTCGTCAATGCCAAGCAATATCATGGCATCATGCGGCGCAGACAATCTCGTGCAAAGGCTGAGTCAGAAAATAAACTTATGAAATCTAGGAAG CCATACTTGCATGAATCTCGGCATTTGCATGCACTGAGGAGAAACAGGGGAACAGGAGGTCGTTTCCAGAAGAAGAATGAGAACCAGCAAAACAGGGAGGAATCGAGTGGTAAATCAAAGAACGACATCAACCTCAATTGTGAAAAGGAGGCCCCTGATTCTTCAGAAAGTGTTTCTTGA